A genome region from Christensenella minuta includes the following:
- a CDS encoding acetyl-CoA carboxylase biotin carboxyl carrier protein, with protein sequence MDLKSILELLKAVDETSLNKFELEDGDFAVKMERGTGESKTVYVTAPPQISAQIGSAPVAAPAEAPAAAVPAAPAEEPAPAASKGKEITSPLVGVFHSLSEGKAVKIGDKLKKGDIVCMVEAMKLMNEITMPEDGEITWVACEEGGSVEYGQLLYNYV encoded by the coding sequence GTGGATTTAAAATCGATACTGGAATTGCTGAAGGCCGTGGACGAAACAAGCCTCAATAAATTTGAACTTGAAGACGGCGATTTCGCTGTAAAAATGGAACGCGGGACGGGTGAATCTAAAACAGTTTATGTGACGGCGCCCCCGCAGATTTCCGCACAGATCGGCTCCGCTCCGGTGGCCGCGCCTGCGGAAGCTCCGGCAGCGGCAGTTCCCGCCGCGCCTGCGGAGGAACCGGCGCCAGCGGCAAGCAAGGGCAAGGAGATCACTTCGCCCCTCGTAGGGGTATTCCACAGCCTTTCCGAAGGGAAGGCCGTAAAGATCGGCGATAAGCTCAAAAAGGGCGATATCGTGTGCATGGTGGAAGCGATGAAGCTGATGAACGAGATTACCATGCCCGAGGACGGCGAGATCACATGGGTCGCATGTGAAGAAGGCGGCAGCGTAGAATACGGGCAATTACTGTACAATTACGTGTAA
- the fabZ gene encoding 3-hydroxyacyl-ACP dehydratase FabZ, with the protein MVLNQEEIKQIIPHRDPFLFLDEVLECEVAKRTKAVWRIREDLFCFRGHFPGNPILPGVLITEALAQAGAVAILQDEKYKGRLAVFGGIDGVRFRGMVKPGDDLVLETEILRLSSMGGKGKVRAAVDGKTVCEGEILFVLVKQD; encoded by the coding sequence ATGGTTTTGAATCAGGAAGAAATCAAGCAAATTATTCCGCACCGCGATCCGTTCCTGTTTCTGGACGAGGTGCTTGAATGTGAAGTGGCAAAACGCACCAAAGCGGTGTGGCGCATCCGGGAAGACCTGTTTTGCTTCAGGGGGCATTTCCCCGGCAACCCGATCCTTCCAGGCGTGCTCATCACGGAAGCGCTCGCACAGGCAGGCGCGGTGGCGATTTTGCAGGATGAAAAATACAAAGGGCGCCTCGCGGTGTTCGGCGGGATCGACGGCGTGCGGTTCCGCGGCATGGTGAAGCCGGGCGACGACCTTGTTCTGGAAACGGAGATACTCCGCCTGTCTTCGATGGGCGGCAAGGGCAAGGTCCGGGCGGCGGTGGACGGAAAAACGGTGTGCGAGGGTGAAATCCTGTTTGTGCTTGTAAAACAGGATTAA
- the accC gene encoding acetyl-CoA carboxylase biotin carboxylase subunit, whose protein sequence is MINKVLIANRGEIAVRIIRACREMGIETVAVYSTADANALHTQLADEALCIGPPAPKDSYLSAYNILSAASISGADAIHPGYGFLSENSKFVRMCNKSNVVFIGPDAEAMEKMGDKLMARKIMTEAKVPIIPGSLEALKNAKDAKKIAKKVGYPVMIKAASGGGGRGIRKVDREEDIEEAMSAAYKEALGAFGDGTLYMEKCIMDARHIEVQILCDNYGEAVYLYERECSLQRRNQKVMEEAPSVAFGADKRAEIGQAAVRAAKASGYKNAGTIEFLYDEASGNYYFMELNARVQVEHPVTEMITGIDIVREQILVANGGKLSYTQEDIPLMGHAIECRINAEDPMKNFMPSIGTIEALHLPGGPGVRFDTAMYTGYKIPPTYDSMIGKLIVHAPTRARAMAKMRAALTELVVDGVETNADFQLDLLNNEDVMEGRLDTGLVGRIMEEK, encoded by the coding sequence ATGATAAACAAGGTTTTAATTGCTAATCGCGGCGAAATCGCCGTGCGTATCATACGCGCATGCCGCGAGATGGGGATAGAAACCGTTGCGGTATATTCGACAGCGGACGCAAATGCGCTCCATACGCAGCTTGCGGATGAAGCGCTGTGCATCGGTCCGCCTGCGCCCAAGGACAGCTACCTGAGCGCGTACAACATTTTATCCGCCGCAAGCATATCCGGCGCGGACGCCATCCATCCGGGTTATGGCTTCCTGTCGGAAAATTCAAAATTCGTACGCATGTGCAATAAGAGCAATGTCGTCTTTATCGGCCCGGACGCGGAAGCGATGGAAAAAATGGGCGATAAGCTGATGGCACGGAAGATCATGACCGAGGCAAAGGTCCCGATCATCCCCGGCTCGCTCGAGGCGCTCAAGAACGCGAAGGATGCGAAGAAGATCGCGAAAAAGGTCGGCTATCCCGTCATGATAAAAGCCGCAAGCGGCGGCGGCGGGCGCGGCATCCGCAAGGTAGACCGTGAAGAAGATATCGAAGAGGCGATGAGCGCAGCCTATAAGGAAGCGCTGGGCGCGTTTGGAGACGGTACGCTGTATATGGAAAAGTGCATCATGGACGCGCGCCATATCGAGGTGCAGATCCTGTGCGACAATTACGGCGAGGCGGTCTATCTCTACGAGCGCGAGTGCTCCCTGCAAAGAAGAAACCAGAAGGTCATGGAGGAAGCGCCCAGCGTAGCGTTCGGCGCGGATAAACGAGCTGAGATCGGGCAGGCGGCTGTGCGCGCGGCAAAAGCGTCCGGTTATAAAAATGCGGGCACGATCGAATTTTTATACGACGAAGCTTCCGGGAATTATTATTTCATGGAACTCAACGCGCGCGTGCAGGTCGAGCATCCGGTCACAGAGATGATTACTGGCATCGACATTGTGCGCGAACAGATTCTGGTTGCAAACGGGGGCAAGCTTTCCTATACGCAGGAGGATATCCCGCTGATGGGGCACGCGATCGAATGCCGCATCAACGCGGAAGACCCGATGAAAAATTTCATGCCGTCCATCGGCACCATCGAAGCGCTTCACCTCCCGGGGGGGCCGGGCGTGCGCTTTGATACGGCAATGTATACGGGGTACAAAATCCCGCCGACTTATGATAGTATGATAGGAAAGCTCATCGTCCACGCGCCGACGCGCGCGCGGGCTATGGCGAAAATGCGCGCCGCCCTGACGGAGCTCGTTGTGGACGGGGTGGAGACCAACGCGGACTTCCAGCTCGACCTCCTGAACAACGAGGACGTAATGGAGGGAAGGCTCGATACGGGTCTTGTCGGGCGCATTATGGAGGAAAAATAA
- the accD gene encoding acetyl-CoA carboxylase, carboxyltransferase subunit beta translates to MGLFSKKRKDITLRVYRTNQQAQMPAEEPETIPEPLVAHDEEQVEGMWEKCPECGSVIYTDDLIANLNVCTSCNYHFRLSARQRIMYTADEGTFEESNENLIGTNPLDFPGYDSKIRKIRGYTNEKEAVITGKCRIGGEPAVIAVMDGFFMMGSMGAAVGEKITLAIEQAADEKLPFIAFTVSGGARMQEGLISLMQMSKTSAALGRLDEAGLPYFAVLTDPTTGGVTASFAMLGDVTVAEPSATIGFAGRRVIEQTVKQTLPPTFQTAEFQLEKGFVDMIVPRGELKDTLARLLKLHKGGGAK, encoded by the coding sequence ATGGGTCTATTTTCTAAAAAGCGCAAGGACATCACCCTGCGCGTATACCGTACCAACCAGCAGGCCCAGATGCCTGCGGAGGAACCGGAAACGATACCGGAACCGTTGGTTGCGCACGATGAAGAACAAGTCGAGGGCATGTGGGAAAAATGTCCTGAATGCGGCAGCGTGATTTATACGGACGACCTCATTGCCAACCTTAACGTATGCACGAGCTGTAACTACCATTTCCGCCTGTCCGCCCGCCAGCGGATCATGTATACGGCGGACGAGGGAACGTTTGAGGAAAGCAATGAAAACCTTATCGGGACGAATCCGCTGGATTTCCCCGGGTACGACAGTAAGATTCGCAAGATCCGCGGCTATACCAATGAAAAAGAAGCGGTCATTACCGGCAAATGCCGGATCGGCGGCGAACCGGCGGTTATTGCCGTCATGGACGGCTTTTTTATGATGGGTTCTATGGGCGCGGCGGTCGGCGAAAAAATTACCCTCGCTATTGAACAAGCCGCAGACGAAAAGCTGCCGTTCATTGCATTCACGGTATCCGGCGGCGCGCGCATGCAGGAAGGCCTCATATCCCTCATGCAAATGAGCAAGACGAGCGCGGCGCTCGGCAGGCTCGATGAAGCGGGGCTGCCGTATTTTGCCGTCCTTACCGACCCGACTACGGGCGGCGTAACCGCAAGCTTTGCGATGCTTGGCGACGTGACGGTCGCTGAGCCAAGCGCGACCATCGGCTTTGCGGGACGGCGCGTGATCGAGCAGACGGTCAAACAAACGCTTCCGCCCACGTTCCAGACGGCGGAATTCCAGCTCGAAAAGGGTTTTGTGGATATGATCGTTCCGCGCGGGGAACTGAAGGATACGCTGGCAAGGCTTTTGAAACTACATAAAGGAGGCGGCGCGAAATGA
- the accA gene encoding acetyl-CoA carboxylase carboxyl transferase subunit alpha — protein sequence MSEKRSAWDIVQIARDPKRITSQYIINNIFTDFLEMHGDKLFADDAAVIGGVGFLEGIPVTVIGQEKGVDLRDKVNRNFGCSNPEGYRKSLRLMRQAEKFHRPVICIVDTQGAFCGIGAEERGVAESIARNLMELSRLKTPVLSLFIGEGGSGGAIALAVADKRVMLENALYSILSPEGFSSILWKDSSRAAEAAELMRMTASEIREMGLIDDVLPEPEGGAQAGDGGAFAGEIKKYLVNSVKELMAEPLETLLGKRYAKLRSFGQDAVVGK from the coding sequence ATGAGTGAGAAACGTTCGGCATGGGACATCGTACAGATAGCGCGCGATCCCAAAAGGATTACCTCCCAATACATCATCAACAATATTTTTACGGATTTCCTGGAAATGCACGGTGATAAGCTGTTTGCGGACGATGCGGCGGTTATCGGCGGAGTCGGTTTTTTGGAGGGGATTCCGGTCACAGTCATTGGGCAGGAAAAGGGCGTAGACCTTCGCGATAAGGTCAACCGCAATTTTGGCTGCTCTAACCCGGAAGGATACCGTAAATCCCTGCGGCTGATGCGGCAGGCGGAAAAATTTCACCGTCCGGTCATCTGCATTGTAGACACACAGGGCGCGTTCTGCGGGATCGGCGCGGAGGAACGCGGTGTGGCGGAATCCATCGCCCGCAACCTGATGGAGCTTTCACGGCTGAAAACGCCGGTTTTGAGTTTGTTTATCGGCGAAGGCGGAAGCGGCGGAGCGATCGCCCTGGCCGTGGCGGATAAGCGCGTGATGCTCGAAAACGCGCTGTATTCCATCCTTTCTCCCGAGGGCTTCTCCAGCATCCTGTGGAAGGATTCCTCGCGTGCGGCGGAGGCGGCAGAGCTGATGCGTATGACGGCCTCGGAGATCAGGGAAATGGGCCTTATAGACGATGTGCTTCCGGAACCGGAGGGCGGCGCGCAGGCGGGCGACGGCGGCGCGTTTGCGGGAGAAATCAAAAAATACCTTGTGAACAGCGTGAAAGAACTGATGGCGGAACCGCTCGAAACCCTGCTCGGGAAACGATATGCAAAGCTTCGGTCCTTTGGTCAGGATGCGGTCGTCGGAAAATAA